One Mesorhizobium sp. J428 DNA segment encodes these proteins:
- the argJ gene encoding bifunctional glutamate N-acetyltransferase/amino-acid acetyltransferase ArgJ, which yields MSTAVSPLAPKSQPKMPPIEGVRIATAEAGIKYKGRTDLLAMVFDEGTQVAGVFTRSKCPSAPVDLCRANLPGGSARMLVVNSGNANAFTGKKGRATTEATAKAASSAAGCASSEVFLASTGVIGEPLDPAKFTHLLADMAKRAEPALWPEAGKAIMTTDTYPKYATQTVLLGETLVTINGIAKGAGMIAPDMATMLSFVATDAPIAASVLQDLLSKGTAKTFNAVTVDSDTSTSDTLLLFATGAAAKRGAPRIDDVKDPRLQSFRRALNKILKNLALQVVRDGEGARKEVEVTVTGAKSARSAKKIALSIANSPLVKTAVAGEDANWGRVVMAVGKAGEPADRDRLSVWFGDIRVAHEGERDPDYSEAETSAYMKKDRIRVRADIGLGRGKATVWTCDLTKEYVAINGDYRS from the coding sequence ATGTCGACCGCCGTTTCGCCGCTTGCACCGAAGTCCCAACCCAAGATGCCGCCGATCGAAGGCGTGCGGATCGCCACCGCCGAGGCGGGCATCAAATACAAGGGCCGGACCGACCTGCTCGCCATGGTCTTCGACGAAGGCACACAGGTCGCGGGCGTCTTCACCCGCTCGAAATGCCCCTCGGCTCCGGTCGACCTCTGCCGGGCGAACCTGCCGGGCGGCAGCGCCCGCATGCTGGTAGTGAATTCCGGCAACGCCAATGCCTTCACCGGCAAGAAGGGCAGGGCGACCACGGAGGCGACCGCCAAGGCCGCGTCGTCGGCCGCCGGCTGCGCCTCATCGGAAGTCTTCCTGGCCTCGACCGGCGTGATCGGCGAACCGCTCGACCCGGCGAAGTTCACGCATCTGCTGGCCGACATGGCCAAGCGCGCCGAGCCGGCGCTGTGGCCGGAGGCCGGCAAGGCCATCATGACCACGGACACCTATCCGAAATATGCCACGCAGACGGTGCTTCTGGGCGAGACGCTGGTGACGATCAACGGCATCGCCAAGGGCGCGGGCATGATCGCGCCCGACATGGCGACGATGCTCTCCTTCGTCGCGACCGACGCGCCGATCGCGGCCTCCGTGCTGCAGGATCTTCTGTCGAAGGGCACGGCGAAGACGTTCAATGCCGTCACGGTGGACAGCGACACCTCGACCAGCGACACGCTGCTGCTCTTCGCGACGGGGGCGGCGGCCAAGCGCGGCGCGCCGCGCATCGACGACGTCAAGGACCCCAGGCTCCAGTCCTTCCGTCGCGCGCTGAACAAGATCCTGAAGAACCTGGCGCTGCAGGTGGTGCGCGACGGCGAGGGCGCGCGCAAGGAGGTGGAGGTGACGGTGACGGGCGCGAAATCGGCGCGCTCGGCCAAGAAGATCGCGCTGTCCATCGCCAATTCACCGCTGGTGAAGACGGCCGTCGCCGGCGAGGACGCCAATTGGGGCCGCGTCGTGATGGCCGTCGGCAAGGCCGGCGAGCCCGCCGACCGCGACCGCCTCTCGGTGTGGTTCGGCGACATCCGCGTCGCGCATGAGGGCGAGCGCGACCCCGACTATTCCGAGGCCGAGACCTCCGCCTACATGAAGAAGGACCGCATCCGGGTGCGCGCCGACATTGGGCTCGGCCGCGGCAAGGCGACGGTGTGGACCTGCGACCTCACCAAGGAATATGTCGCGATCAACGGCGACTACAGAAGCTGA
- a CDS encoding TetR/AcrR family transcriptional regulator: MEQTEAEGRRSIGARRNPESAEAILEAAEAVLLESGYAGFSIEAVARRARAGKPTIYRWWPSKAALLLDVYHRQKRHVVFPDNGPLEEDLFVFARSLFAQWHGTPVGEIFRSIIAEAQSDPKAARALEEYYAERRRQSGRITERAIARGEARPDTNPQVVADLVSSYAWTHLLTNRLDEDDATLRAAIRTVVRGALA; the protein is encoded by the coding sequence ATGGAACAGACGGAGGCGGAAGGCCGGCGCTCGATCGGCGCGAGGCGCAATCCCGAAAGTGCTGAAGCGATCCTGGAAGCCGCGGAGGCGGTGTTGCTCGAATCCGGCTATGCCGGCTTCTCGATCGAGGCCGTGGCACGGCGCGCCCGCGCCGGCAAGCCGACCATCTACCGCTGGTGGCCGAGCAAGGCAGCGCTCCTGCTCGATGTCTACCACCGGCAGAAACGCCACGTCGTCTTCCCTGACAACGGTCCGCTCGAAGAGGATCTTTTTGTCTTCGCGCGCAGCCTTTTCGCGCAATGGCACGGCACGCCCGTCGGCGAGATCTTCCGCTCGATCATCGCCGAGGCGCAGTCCGATCCGAAGGCCGCCAGGGCGCTGGAGGAGTATTACGCCGAGCGCCGGCGCCAGTCCGGCCGGATCACCGAGCGCGCCATCGCACGCGGCGAAGCGCGGCCCGACACGAACCCGCAGGTGGTCGCCGACCTCGTATCCTCCTACGCCTGGACCCACCTCCTGACCAACCGCCTGGACGAAGACGACGCCACGCTCCGCGCCGCCATCAGGACCGTCGTCAGAGGCGCACTGGCCTGA
- a CDS encoding peptidylprolyl isomerase: MNITLRKRPAARVALALGLLASATFGALAQTDTVVATVSGQPVTEADVQMAVSELDQQFAQLSPEQKRAAALSAIIEIRLMAEKAKAAKLDQDDEFKRKLAFLNDRALHAQVIEKEISPKVTDEDLKARYDKEIGARPPVEEVHARHILVKTEEEAKDVIKRLDEGGDFQAIAKEKSDDPGSGANGGDLGFFAKGQMVPEFEAAAFALEPGSYTKTPVKSEFGFHVIKVEEKRTQPPVPFDQVKDQIRQLVFRDLYFATVKDLRAGAQVEIKDEALKKGVEEIEKQAGAAE, from the coding sequence ATGAATATCACTCTCAGGAAGCGGCCGGCCGCGCGCGTTGCTTTGGCGCTCGGCCTGCTTGCGTCGGCGACGTTCGGCGCCCTCGCCCAGACCGACACGGTCGTCGCGACGGTCAGCGGCCAGCCGGTCACCGAGGCGGACGTGCAGATGGCGGTCAGCGAACTCGACCAGCAGTTCGCGCAGCTGTCGCCCGAACAGAAGCGGGCGGCCGCTCTGTCGGCCATCATCGAGATCAGGCTGATGGCGGAGAAGGCCAAGGCCGCCAAGCTCGATCAGGACGATGAATTCAAGCGCAAGCTCGCCTTCCTCAACGATCGCGCCCTGCATGCCCAGGTGATCGAGAAGGAGATCTCGCCGAAGGTCACCGACGAGGACCTGAAGGCGCGCTACGACAAGGAAATCGGCGCGCGTCCGCCGGTCGAGGAGGTCCATGCCCGCCACATCCTGGTGAAGACCGAGGAAGAGGCCAAGGACGTGATCAAGAGGCTCGACGAGGGCGGCGACTTCCAGGCGATCGCCAAGGAGAAGTCGGATGATCCGGGTTCCGGCGCCAATGGCGGCGACCTCGGCTTCTTCGCCAAGGGCCAGATGGTGCCCGAGTTCGAGGCCGCGGCCTTCGCGCTGGAGCCCGGCTCCTACACCAAGACGCCGGTGAAGAGCGAGTTCGGCTTCCACGTCATCAAGGTTGAAGAGAAGCGCACCCAGCCGCCGGTTCCGTTCGACCAGGTGAAGGACCAGATCCGCCAGCTCGTGTTCCGCGACCTCTACTTCGCCACGGTGAAGGACCTGCGCGCGGGCGCCCAGGTCGAGATCAAGGACGAGGCGCTCAAGAAGGGCGTCGAGGAGATCGAGAAGCAGGCCGGCGCGGCGGAGTGA
- a CDS encoding aminotransferase class I/II-fold pyridoxal phosphate-dependent enzyme, which translates to MDAWPPRRGAWSFCRTQESRSGTRGAYRGWDGTRHSGINFAAQDYLGLSHHPRVIQAAHDAIEQYGLHGAGSEVNGGTTWPVEQIALRLARLLNLEHCIMFPTGWAAGYAAIRGLMRRSDVVVIDKLAHNCLREGALASGAEMAAFDHNDPESLAAALERARSSNPDAAILVVIESLYSMDSDGPNLRGIIDAARAYGAHTLVDCAHDLGVFGKSGAGLMADAGVLGEVDFVVGSFSKVFATTGGFLISRWRQCTLSVQAYGQANTFSNQLGPVQAATALAAFEIVVSSEGDKLRRDVLQASRELREVITSRGLICFGIPSALVPVLTGLEVIGREAARQLGQNGILANFIEYPAVATGSSRLRLQVTPDHRDLPLREIGSKIADIILGVGGSIERTAVKAS; encoded by the coding sequence CTGGATGCTTGGCCGCCTCGGCGAGGGGCATGGTCTTTCTGCCGGACCCAGGAATCGCGAAGCGGGACGCGTGGCGCTTACCGGGGATGGGACGGAACGCGCCATTCCGGGATAAACTTCGCCGCCCAGGACTATCTCGGCCTCTCTCATCACCCCCGTGTAATTCAGGCCGCCCATGATGCGATCGAGCAGTATGGGCTTCACGGCGCGGGGAGCGAAGTCAACGGTGGAACCACCTGGCCTGTCGAGCAGATCGCGCTCCGCCTCGCGCGCTTGCTGAATCTTGAGCATTGCATCATGTTTCCTACCGGTTGGGCGGCGGGCTATGCTGCAATACGCGGTTTGATGCGTAGGTCGGACGTTGTCGTGATCGACAAGCTTGCTCACAACTGCTTGCGTGAGGGTGCCTTGGCTTCGGGCGCCGAAATGGCAGCCTTCGATCACAATGATCCGGAGTCCCTCGCTGCCGCGCTCGAACGAGCGCGATCAAGCAATCCCGATGCGGCCATCCTCGTGGTGATCGAGTCGCTATACTCGATGGATTCTGATGGACCCAACCTGAGAGGCATCATCGATGCTGCGCGGGCATACGGTGCCCATACGCTCGTGGATTGCGCACACGATCTCGGAGTGTTCGGCAAGTCAGGGGCGGGCCTGATGGCTGACGCCGGAGTTCTTGGCGAAGTCGATTTCGTAGTCGGAAGCTTTAGCAAGGTGTTCGCCACCACGGGTGGCTTCCTGATATCACGATGGCGCCAGTGCACCTTATCTGTCCAAGCATACGGCCAGGCCAACACGTTCAGCAACCAGCTCGGTCCCGTCCAAGCAGCGACGGCTCTTGCCGCTTTTGAGATCGTCGTTTCATCAGAGGGGGACAAGCTGCGTCGTGACGTACTCCAGGCCTCGCGAGAACTGAGGGAGGTCATTACCTCACGAGGGCTGATCTGCTTCGGTATTCCTTCCGCCCTGGTCCCGGTCCTGACCGGCCTTGAGGTGATTGGGCGCGAGGCTGCGCGGCAGCTTGGCCAGAACGGCATTCTGGCAAACTTCATCGAGTATCCAGCAGTCGCCACGGGCTCATCTCGCCTGCGGTTGCAGGTGACGCCGGACCATCGTGACCTTCCGTTGCGCGAGATCGGTTCCAAGATCGCGGATATCATCCTCGGGGTCGGCGGATCAATCGAGCGCACGGCCGTTAAGGCGAGTTGA
- a CDS encoding helix-turn-helix transcriptional regulator: MSRSLVTDAGFIDKIYEASVLPEFWRGLLADVASTVTGGHAIIFSSRGADVRFVASSDEYAKDAMEFFTLYPDSERTRRLFAAQHAGFVTDFDVFTPGERENLPIFRDFFIPRGHGDGAATVIPMPSGETVVVHAEGRFTGEPFGKEKVRWLDSLRPHLARSTLLSARLAFDRARTAVETLAGLGLPACAVRQSGAVIVANGEFANETGIWTTRGGDRIALHDRRADAQLGDALRLISTEQGVRSLPIASREGAPPAVLHVVPIRRAAHDLFAQAMAILVLTTASDEPTGATPLLQALFDLSPTEARIAAFIAAGRTVDEIALGDAKSVETVRNQLKSVLAKTGCRRQVDLARLLARLVPG; the protein is encoded by the coding sequence ATGAGTAGATCACTCGTGACCGATGCGGGGTTTATTGACAAGATCTATGAAGCATCGGTCCTGCCGGAGTTCTGGCGGGGCCTGCTCGCGGACGTGGCCAGCACGGTCACAGGCGGGCATGCCATTATTTTCTCCTCTCGGGGCGCCGATGTCCGCTTCGTCGCATCATCCGACGAGTATGCGAAGGATGCGATGGAGTTCTTCACCCTCTATCCGGACAGCGAGCGAACCCGCCGTCTGTTCGCCGCTCAGCATGCAGGCTTCGTGACCGACTTTGACGTATTCACGCCGGGCGAACGCGAGAACCTTCCTATATTCCGGGATTTCTTCATTCCACGCGGACATGGCGACGGAGCGGCGACAGTGATTCCGATGCCGAGCGGCGAGACTGTGGTCGTCCATGCCGAAGGCCGGTTTACCGGTGAGCCGTTCGGCAAGGAAAAGGTGAGATGGCTCGATTCGCTTAGGCCGCATCTCGCCAGATCGACCCTTTTGTCGGCACGCCTGGCGTTCGATCGCGCGCGAACCGCGGTCGAAACTCTGGCTGGCCTCGGCCTTCCGGCCTGCGCCGTCCGCCAGTCCGGTGCGGTGATCGTGGCGAATGGCGAGTTCGCCAACGAGACCGGGATATGGACGACGCGCGGCGGCGACCGAATCGCACTGCACGACCGGCGCGCCGACGCGCAGCTCGGCGACGCGCTCCGCCTGATCTCGACCGAGCAGGGCGTGCGCTCGCTGCCGATCGCGTCAAGAGAGGGCGCTCCGCCAGCGGTCCTGCACGTCGTGCCGATCCGCCGCGCTGCGCACGATCTCTTTGCGCAGGCCATGGCCATCTTGGTGCTGACGACGGCGTCGGACGAACCGACCGGTGCGACGCCGCTGCTCCAAGCGCTGTTCGATCTGTCGCCCACAGAGGCAAGGATTGCGGCGTTCATTGCGGCCGGTCGAACCGTCGACGAAATCGCGCTCGGGGACGCCAAGAGTGTCGAGACCGTGCGCAACCAGCTGAAGAGCGTCTTGGCCAAGACGGGCTGCCGCCGCCAGGTCGATCTGGCGCGGCTCTTGGCGCGGCTCGTGCCGGGATAA
- a CDS encoding lipopolysaccharide biosynthesis protein: MRFSAATTADRLLPPGLADRARPLMGKVDAVLFSDDDRAEAGRVSIIAFAIRILSAFIAFVSQVLLARWMGAFEYGIFVLVWVTMIILGNLSCLGFHTSIIRFIPEYRERGELNELRGVMLASRLFVLIASTVIALISAGLILLFADRIEDYYVIPFLIGIFCLPMIALSDVVQGISRANAWAISALSPTYIVRPVLIIAFMGAALLVGYEPNARTALIAAVAATYATTLWQLATVTTRADRGIEKGPRTTDMRGWIAVSLPIFLIEGFAFMLTNADVLMVGIFLPPHDVAIYYAMAKTLALVHFVYFAVKAGVAARYAQFTHGARDKLGDFARETVNWTFWPSLAMGIFVLAIGQPILALFGPGFEEGYPYLFVLVLGVLARSSVGPAESLLTMSGNQNVCAVVYGLTLALNVILNVILIPRIGLWGAAIATSVSMAFEAAALSLVTWRRLGIVMIVFAPRRRAGELD, from the coding sequence TTGCGTTTTTCAGCGGCCACCACCGCCGATCGCCTGTTGCCGCCCGGCTTGGCCGATCGCGCCCGCCCCCTCATGGGGAAGGTGGACGCTGTGCTGTTCTCCGACGACGACAGGGCCGAGGCCGGTCGCGTCTCGATCATCGCCTTCGCCATCCGCATCCTCAGCGCATTCATCGCCTTCGTGAGCCAGGTGCTGCTGGCGCGCTGGATGGGCGCCTTCGAATACGGCATCTTCGTGCTGGTCTGGGTGACGATGATCATCCTCGGCAACCTCTCCTGCCTCGGCTTCCACACCTCGATCATCCGCTTCATCCCGGAATACCGCGAGCGCGGCGAACTGAACGAACTGCGCGGCGTCATGCTCGCCAGCCGCCTCTTCGTGCTGATCGCCTCGACAGTGATCGCGCTGATCAGCGCCGGGCTCATCCTGCTCTTCGCCGACCGGATCGAGGACTACTACGTCATCCCGTTCCTGATCGGCATCTTCTGCCTGCCGATGATTGCCCTGTCGGACGTCGTGCAGGGCATCTCGCGCGCCAATGCATGGGCCATCTCCGCGCTGTCGCCGACCTATATCGTCCGGCCGGTGCTGATCATCGCCTTCATGGGCGCGGCCCTTCTGGTGGGCTACGAGCCCAATGCGAGAACGGCGCTGATTGCGGCGGTCGCGGCGACCTATGCGACGACGCTCTGGCAGCTTGCCACCGTGACGACGCGGGCGGACCGCGGCATCGAGAAGGGCCCGCGCACGACCGACATGCGCGGCTGGATCGCGGTCTCCCTGCCGATCTTCCTGATCGAGGGCTTCGCCTTCATGCTGACCAATGCCGACGTGCTGATGGTGGGCATATTCCTGCCGCCGCACGACGTCGCGATCTATTATGCGATGGCCAAGACACTGGCGCTGGTGCATTTCGTCTACTTCGCAGTGAAGGCCGGCGTGGCGGCGCGCTATGCGCAGTTCACCCATGGCGCGCGGGACAAGCTCGGCGATTTTGCCCGCGAGACCGTGAACTGGACCTTCTGGCCCTCACTGGCGATGGGCATCTTCGTGCTGGCGATCGGCCAGCCTATTCTCGCTTTGTTTGGACCGGGCTTCGAGGAAGGCTACCCCTACCTCTTCGTGCTGGTGCTGGGCGTCCTCGCCCGCTCCTCGGTCGGACCGGCCGAGAGCCTGCTCACCATGAGCGGCAACCAGAACGTCTGCGCAGTCGTCTACGGGCTCACGCTTGCCCTCAACGTGATCCTCAACGTGATCCTGATTCCGCGCATCGGCCTCTGGGGCGCGGCGATCGCCACCTCGGTCTCGATGGCCTTCGAGGCGGCAGCACTCTCTCTTGTAACCTGGCGCCGGCTGGGCATCGTGATGATCGTCTTTGCGCCGCGTCGCCGCGCCGGGGAACTCGACTGA